One Paenibacillus crassostreae DNA segment encodes these proteins:
- a CDS encoding GGDEF domain-containing protein, with protein sequence MPLVPGSSPIIPGIAYACSLYIVLIMTVMCLIMYSRQRKKAYLYMVFAFLFIIAYEGMNIHYLSKGNTLSSSTLWSTRLQVFSFLLLNTSVYLLYKKITKRGYALLGFMLLLFLVPLFLTNYTPLNITSGQLFYLNIYQGIVIIVGLCLITPRIGQPIKYIIGSVISLIGVILSIIFLYADHINATLNTIHLLLPLLYYTVIFIILFQRIVEQMQSIYRSSITDGLTNLYNRRFFMKQVKRYVDQGLKVSVIFCDIDNFKKLNDTQGHARADQVLKQVADIIDEEVSGVGLSGRYGGEELVAALVDKRAKVNIIAENIRSRVEQESIVTISVGHSSLRKNVSVDELVSQADQAMYRSKTTGKNKVSPFHLPSSRKETTRQKEASAEL encoded by the coding sequence ATGCCATTAGTCCCAGGATCTTCGCCGATCATTCCAGGGATCGCTTACGCATGTAGTCTTTACATTGTACTCATTATGACGGTCATGTGCCTCATTATGTATAGCAGACAACGCAAGAAAGCTTATCTTTATATGGTGTTTGCCTTCCTCTTTATTATCGCATACGAAGGAATGAACATCCATTACCTGAGTAAGGGGAATACCCTATCTAGCTCCACCCTTTGGTCAACGCGACTACAGGTATTCTCTTTTCTATTGTTAAATACTTCAGTATATCTATTGTACAAAAAAATAACTAAACGTGGATATGCACTTCTTGGATTTATGTTGCTATTATTCCTAGTACCGTTGTTTCTAACAAACTATACACCGCTCAATATAACTTCGGGACAACTATTCTATCTGAACATATACCAAGGAATCGTAATTATTGTAGGGCTCTGCTTAATCACGCCACGTATTGGTCAGCCAATCAAATATATTATAGGTTCGGTTATCAGTCTGATTGGGGTTATTCTCTCAATCATCTTTCTCTACGCAGATCATATCAATGCCACATTAAATACGATTCACTTATTACTTCCACTTCTCTATTACACGGTTATCTTTATTATTCTATTCCAAAGAATTGTTGAGCAAATGCAATCTATTTATCGTTCCTCCATTACTGATGGATTGACCAATCTTTATAACCGCCGATTTTTTATGAAACAAGTTAAACGTTATGTAGATCAAGGATTGAAGGTTTCTGTTATTTTTTGTGATATCGACAACTTTAAGAAACTTAATGATACCCAAGGACATGCAAGGGCAGACCAAGTATTGAAACAAGTTGCGGACATCATTGATGAAGAAGTATCTGGCGTAGGATTATCTGGGCGGTATGGTGGAGAAGAGTTGGTAGCTGCATTAGTTGATAAACGAGCGAAAGTAAATATCATCGCTGAGAACATACGATCACGTGTTGAACAAGAGAGTATTGTTACCATCAGTGTAGGTCACAGCAGTCTTAGAAAGAATGTATCAGTCGATGAACTCGTGTCTCAAGCAGATCAAGCTATGTATCGTTCCAAAACAACGGGGAAAAACAAGGTCTCTCCCTTTCATTTACCCTCTTCGAGAAAAGAAACGACAAGACAAAAAGAAGCATCAGCGGAACTATAA